attagacaggttgtccaacttttgttgtagaaagctacgaaccggtatgacaaatcagacgggatagttttgtttcacaaatttgtttcgttctcgagggtcgaaaatcagacgcatcgatccaacgttttccttccgcagaaaaagctcggagataaaactgggcatttccttgtgaaccacttctactagttttggtccagtaattcttgtgtcatttaagtcgtgacaggtgaccaggttgcatgttgcattatttgttttgtgggcattaccgggggtagtttcttgtattagggtattcgaaataccgtaattgacatttacaaaaactgtttgcaccaaaagcttgccaacgatattagaatgtcattacataacctgtaacatattgtgttggataggtttttcgattgtaggcatttatagctgtaatatttataaatatgggccaccaggggattgcataaacgcagtgagtgttgctttatccaaaaagaacctcgtcactattgttaaaagccaatccggtatttgacaactagtcaaatcagtatcctataaagcgttaaaacacacgctcagcacgcgaggccccatgaaacactggcatgtgacgtcacaatgatttgacgtacttttccagcttaatcaataatttaaaatggttatcacacccaaaactaacaaagggtgcggacctcacatatcagatatgtgaggtccgagaggcttccagtggaagaccctccattcagccatcactgagaaaccattcacttttgacatatgcaaataccgtatccaaaatttccttagagtatttaaaataaacatctccatgaaaattctgtctgatattcatctcctgcgccttacataatatattatgctatacattcgcctgttacccaaacaatttgtaaagtttgttctgataatttttaagacaaagatgatttgctgaatgttatttatttatttaaccatctttattgctaatcattatattcaaaagaataaaaatgcaggagatacttagaccaaagggcgactttatcatctgaatgtttcagtcatttattaaagggggtatctggattcttaactgagttctgtttggtataataaagcattggtggtaacggccatgatgtcctcagtggggccaaataagtgttagctattgtttagtgagtacagttctccgttattttcagtttacgaaacccctttaaatgagcaatttaaccaatgtcttgttataaccaacatctcgccacgtgggcgagataaaatgttatcattcgattcactggcgtaaaatttaaattgcactcaattaactttgtacataaaataaatagattcaataaccgattataggtaaccattgggacttttcctcgccaaaatttgtattaaagaaacctagatccagatttagatttcggtgtcggtgtcgacacgttcgtcaaccaaatcgccatttgtttaatttggtttctcaattagcatctcatttgcattagatacacaatatggtaaatgcattataagatatgtaagaaaactcacctggttgtataacgcatcgatccgaggatcgatcgttacctggtaatttctcgccgtttctctcgggagtcactctcaatcctgctcgttgcttgaatcgctgctggatgtcgaggtatcccctttttcaagagccctctcaggcaccaataagcgcgaaacaccagatcgattagcttacgtagcctatcgacattgttcgcgcacgtggggtccaaccaaaatgtccccacggtaatattacgaaataataagaaaatatatatcatgatcaccgtattatcacatttattgcacttattgaaaataattttttttaaattaaaaattaaaaatatggaaatcatttgaattaaataacatattaaaacacttttttacATATGTCCGGCATAGATCTGTTTCACATTacaggtacttataataaataatcaaatatttttttggtcACAGTTATTGGACATTATGGAAGGGATGATGGCGAAGGGGGGCAACATTGTTGACTATCATGGCTGCGAGTTCTTCCCTGAGAGGTGGTTTGATGGTGTCTTTGTTATAAGAACTAATAACACCACTTTATATGACAGATTGTCTGCCAGGTAACTAGTATTACAAGCTTATCCATACATTTCCTTGTAATAATTTTAGCAGCACGATTGGGAAGCATCAAAGAGATACTGTCAAAGGCGCTCCGGGTGCAATAGTCAAGGGAAGTGGAGGTTCAAATCCTGCCGGTTCTGCAATTtgtgatatatatttttttttagaaatacctTGAAGTTTTGGTAAAtgtcatctatactaatattataaatccgaaagcatctctgtctgtctacctgtagcctttcacggcccatccgttcaaccgattttgacgaaatttgatacagagatagcttgcatcccggggaatgacatttttatcccggaaaatcaaacagttttttaaaaatctaaatccacaccgatgaagtcgtgggcatcatctggttaaattataaattccttGGACTGATTTCTAGTAAATTTGTCTTTAGCCTGTCAGGTACGGCACAGCACCCCTAGCACtaaattcttttaaaagtattgAATTTAAAGTTGTTTCTTTCATCACCTACTTCTGTACTAGCTCCCGTATTATCTGCCACTTAATTGTTTTAGAGGCTACACAGGAAAGAAATTAGAGGACAACATACAATGTGAAATATTTGAGACACTATTGGAGGAGGCACAGTCATCATACAAGCCGGAGATAGTCCAGGAGTTACAGAACAACACTGAAGATCAGTTGCACACTAATGTTGAAACTATTGTACAGTGGATAGAGAGGTGGAAGGAAAATAATATATAGCTTTTTAAATTgatttgtttgttgtttattCTGAAATCCTTGTAACTTTGTTAGTTTTGAATTTGTGTATAATTCATACAAATCcgttctaatattataaatgcgaaagtgtgtctgtctgtctgctagtttttcgcagcccaacagtttaactgattttgatgaaatttggtacagagtcagcttacatcccgggaaggacataggctactttttatcccggaaaattaaagagttctcaagggatgtttgaaaaacttaaatccacgcggacaaagtcgcgggcatcatctagtaatttatagaTAAAAATCATAAATCAGACcacacaatacaatacaatttgtTTGATTAGAATTATGTAAATGTTTTTAAGAAATTCTGAGGGcatctatagttcgcgacaggccGACATGGCAATCTGAGTAATGAGGTGAAACGTGGagag
This genomic stretch from Maniola hyperantus chromosome 2, iAphHyp1.2, whole genome shotgun sequence harbors:
- the Ak6 gene encoding adenylate kinase isoenzyme 6 homolog isoform X2; translation: MLSERTKFPWREVSKLAEEYNCLDEYDPEYQCPFLNEDKLLDIMEGMMAKGGNIVDYHGCEFFPERWFDGVFVIRTNNTTLYDRLSARGYTGKKLEDNIQCEIFETLLEEAQSSYKPEIVQELQNNTEDQLHTNVETIVQWIERWKENNI
- the Ak6 gene encoding adenylate kinase isoenzyme 6 homolog isoform X1; the encoded protein is MAAGQRTLPNILITGTPGVGKSTISKMLSERTKFPWREVSKLAEEYNCLDEYDPEYQCPFLNEDKLLDIMEGMMAKGGNIVDYHGCEFFPERWFDGVFVIRTNNTTLYDRLSARGYTGKKLEDNIQCEIFETLLEEAQSSYKPEIVQELQNNTEDQLHTNVETIVQWIERWKENNI